Proteins from one Nitrospirota bacterium genomic window:
- a CDS encoding cytochrome c maturation protein CcmE, giving the protein MTKGRKIGIGVSILIIAGALGYLALGNFGENLIYFYTPSEIRTLSPDYYGRKVRVGGMVVMGSLKVIPNTLRMNFDLTDGAETIQVAFEGVPPDLFKEGTGAVAEGYWDSGKIFHSNMIMAKHSEDYMPIEMKRAGVELPKKDFIKSLQE; this is encoded by the coding sequence TTGACAAAAGGCAGAAAGATTGGCATTGGCGTAAGCATTCTCATTATTGCAGGAGCGCTTGGATATCTTGCGCTTGGAAACTTCGGGGAAAATCTGATCTATTTTTATACCCCATCGGAGATCCGTACGCTTTCCCCTGATTATTACGGCAGGAAGGTTCGGGTAGGAGGAATGGTTGTAATGGGAAGCCTGAAAGTCATTCCCAATACCCTTCGTATGAACTTTGACCTCACTGACGGTGCTGAGACAATCCAGGTAGCCTTTGAAGGTGTGCCTCCGGACCTCTTCAAGGAGGGGACCGGGGCTGTTGCAGAGGGCTATTGGGACTCCGGCAAAATCTTTCACTCCAATATGATTATGGCCAAACATTCAGAAGACTATATGCCAATAGAGATGAAACGGGCAGGTGTGGAGCTGCCAAAGAAGGACTTTATAAAATCACTGCAGGAATAG